In Oncorhynchus gorbuscha isolate QuinsamMale2020 ecotype Even-year unplaced genomic scaffold, OgorEven_v1.0 Un_scaffold_634, whole genome shotgun sequence, the DNA window TCTCCGACTTCTACGGAGCAGCCATCACCGACGCCAAGAAACAGGTCCCACAAAACACTGCTGCTGGATTAACCAGCGTTGTTTCAAGTCAAATCAAACTTGATTTAAAGTGAAATTTAAACCCACAAACTgtaaatcaatcaattgaaagaGATAAAAAACCAAACAGAAGGCAGCAGAAAAGATGTAAAGAGAAAACGATGTCTGAAGTTACAGTAAAGATATAACATTAATTAAAGGCCAAGCTGAAAAGGTGTGGTGTGTGTTCACCGTTTATCTCTGGCCTGTCTGTGTAGATATCAGCAGCTATGAGTGAGATTTCACCGTTTATCTCTGGCCTGTCTGTGTAGATATCAGCAGCTATGACTGAGATGTCGGAGGCCAACAAGGACCTCCTGGAGAAGTACAGGAAGGAGGTGGCACTGCGGAGGAAGTACCACGAGCAGCTGGTCGAGCTCAAAGGTATGGTGAAACAAGTTCCAGATGAAGGAAGAGACTGGAGGAGGGAGTCTCTTTGTTCTATTGGGAAAAAAAGGCAATTATATATAACGCTGTATCATTATTAAAATAAACTGTCATTGTTGCTAGGCAACATCCGTGTGCTGTGCCGTGTGAAGCCGGTTCTGAAGGAGGACCAGCATGAGGAGGGCCAATCAGTGGTGGTAACCACGGACCCCAACAACGAATCAGCTCTCTCCGTGCTGAAAGGGCAGGGCCGCAGCCATAACTTTGAACTGGACCGTGTCTTCCACCCTCAGGCCACTCAGGAAGAGGTATACTGAGAAACTCAGTCTCCATTACGAGACACAGTGCTGTCACTTCTCTATCTATTTAAATGAGTGGACGCCATGATGGCTCAGGGGTGGTATTTCAGTTTCTGTGGTGTGACTCAAAAAACAGCAGTGACTGTGAACGATACACACTCGCTAACCGTTGGTTTTCTACTGTGTCTAAGGTCTTCCAGGAGATCGAGCCCCTGGTGACATCCTGTATAGATGGATATCACGTCTGCATCTTTGCCTATGGGCAGACTGGCTCTGGGAAGACCTACACCATGGAGGTGTGTTGTAGCACTGCATACGAATGTGTAATGTAAGGTTTATAAATGTGTTGTTGTTAAATAAGGCTGAATATTTGATTGAAATTGACTCATTGTATCAAAATCTCCATCCTTTGTTGTCGTCAGGGCAGCACAGAGAACCCAGGCATCAACCAGCGTGCTCTGAAACACCTGTTTAGTGAGATAGAGGACAGGAAGGACATGTGGACGTACACCGTGACTGTCAGCTCTGTGGAGATCTACAACGAGGTGCTCAGGTACCTTCCCAGctgctctccttccctctcaatgACTGGCAGAAAACTATCCCAGCATTTAGAAGTGGTGATATGTtttatcattcattatttgaGTCTTCCGTTTTATATTTGTGCTACTATATTGTTTTATATTAGTAAATGAGGCCTTAAATATATGAAAAGTGCTTTAAGTTAGTGTGGTGATAAACTGACAATAACTTCCTGTTCTGTCCCCAGAGACCTGCTGAGTAAGGATGGAGAGAAGCTGGACATTAAGATCAACCCAGACGGAACAGGACAGCTGCACGTCCCTGGACTCCGGCTCATAGAGGTCAAGAGCTTCCAACACATCAAGAAAGTGAGGAGACTCACGTTTATTTTTCTCAGGGTGAAAGTCCTGGTAACTTTCCAGTTTATTCCCTGCTGATCGGTAGAATCTTCCAACCAttatttctggaaaacctgggaatttggggaaagttactggaatttgGCAACTGTGCTGTGTTGTACATGGAGGAGGGTGATGTTGCTGTGTTGTACATGGAGGAGGGTGATGGTGTTGTGGtggagggtgatggtgctgtgttGTACATGGAGGAGGGTGATGTTGCTGTGTTCTACATggaggagggtgatggtgctgtgttGTACATGGAGGAGGGTGATGGTGTTGTGGtggagggtgatggtgctgtgttGTACATGGAGGAGGGTGATGTTGCTGTGTTCTACATggaggagggtgatggtgctgtgttgtacatggaggagggtgatggtgctgtgttataagtggaggagggtgatggtgctgtgttgtacatggagggggtgatggtgctgtgttgtacatggagggggtgatggtgctgtgttgtacatggaggagggtgatggtgctgtgttTTGTATggaggagggtgatggtgctgtgttgtacatggaggagggtgatggtgctgtgttgtgtatggaggagggtgatggtgctgttTTGTACATGGAGGGGGGTGATGGTGCTGTGTTGTGTATggaggagggtgatggtgctgtgttATACGTggaggagggtgatggtgctgtgttATACGTggaggagggtgatggtgctgtgttataagtggaggagggtgatggtgctgtgttGTGTATGGAGGAGGTTGATGGTGCTGTGTTGTACATggaggagggtgatggtgctgtgttATACGTGGtggagggtgatggtgctgtgttGTACATGGAGGAGGGTGATGTTGCTGTGTTCTACATggaggagggtgatggtgctgtgttgtacatggaggagggtgatggtgctgtgttataagtggaggagggtgatggtgctgtgttgtacatggaggggggtgatggtgctgtgttgtacatggaggggggtgatggtgctgtgttgtacatggaggagggtgatggtgctgtgttTTGTATggaggagggtgatggtgctgtgttgtacatggaggagggtgatggtgctgtgttgtgtatggaggagagtgatggtgctgtTTTGTACATGGAAGGGGGTGATGGTGCTGTGTTGTGTATggaggagggtgatggtgctgtgttATACGTggaggagggtgatggtgctgtgttATACGTggaggagggtgatggtgctgtgttataagtggaggagggtgatggtgctgtgttGTGTATGGAGGAGGTTGATGGTGCTGTGTTGTACATggaggagggtgatggtgctgtgttATACGTGGtggagggtgatggtgctgtgttgtacatggaggagggtgatggtgctgtgttgtac includes these proteins:
- the si:ch211-257p13.3 gene encoding kinesin-like protein KIFC3; the protein is MKTDYASLRSQVRNFSDFYGAAITDAKKQISAAMTEMSEANKDLLEKYRKEVALRRKYHEQLVELKGNIRVLCRVKPVLKEDQHEEGQSVVVTTDPNNESALSVLKGQGRSHNFELDRVFHPQATQEEVFQEIEPLVTSCIDGYHVCIFAYGQTGSGKTYTMEGSTENPGINQRALKHLFSEIEDRKDMWTYTVTVSSVEIYNEVLRDLLSKDGEKLDIKINPDGTGQLHVPGLRLIEVKSFQHIKKLLAQARRNRITFGTQMNQHSSRSHALLMITVLGTDLASGAKTTGKLNLVDLAGSERVWKSGAEGERLKEAQNINRSLLALGDVIQALRGKEKHIPFRNSRLTYLLQDSLGKGNKTAMVVQVSALESNVGETMCSLKFAERVCKVELGPAARKIQRGGGSHQCD